In one window of Brenneria goodwinii DNA:
- the mreC gene encoding rod shape-determining protein MreC yields MKPIFSRGPSLQLRLFLAVVTAIFVIIADSRLGAFVHIRTYMDTAVSPFYFLANGPRQVLDNMSESLATREQLGLENTALRQELLMKNSDLLLLGQLKQENARLRELLGSPLRQDEQKMVTQVISAGTDPYSDQVVIDKGRANGVYEGQPVISDKGVVGQVVAVGQFTSRILLICDVSHALPIQVLRNDIRVIAAGNGCTDDLQLEHLPNNTDIRVGDVLVTSGLGGRFPEGYPVAVVSSVKIDTQRAYTVIQAHPTAGLQRLRYLLLLWGVEKNSGAALPPGEVHRVANERLMQMMPQVLPSPDEMGPPPPAPDPAAAPSGGVRQ; encoded by the coding sequence ATGAAGCCGATTTTTAGCAGGGGGCCTTCCCTGCAACTACGACTTTTCCTTGCTGTCGTTACCGCGATTTTTGTGATCATTGCCGACAGTCGGCTCGGTGCGTTTGTTCACATCAGAACGTACATGGATACCGCCGTCAGTCCTTTCTATTTTCTGGCAAATGGCCCGCGCCAGGTGTTGGATAATATGTCTGAATCGTTGGCCACTCGTGAGCAACTGGGGTTGGAAAATACCGCGTTGCGTCAGGAGCTGCTGATGAAAAACAGCGATTTATTGTTACTGGGACAACTAAAACAAGAAAATGCCCGGTTGCGTGAACTGCTCGGTTCGCCGTTGCGTCAGGATGAACAGAAAATGGTGACTCAGGTCATATCGGCGGGCACCGATCCGTATAGCGATCAGGTGGTCATTGATAAAGGACGGGCCAATGGCGTGTATGAAGGGCAGCCGGTGATCAGCGATAAAGGCGTGGTTGGCCAGGTGGTGGCTGTCGGGCAGTTCACCAGCCGGATTTTGCTGATTTGCGATGTTTCCCATGCGCTGCCGATCCAGGTACTGCGCAACGATATCCGCGTGATTGCCGCCGGTAATGGCTGTACGGACGATCTGCAACTGGAACACCTGCCTAACAACACCGACATTCGCGTTGGCGATGTGCTGGTCACCTCCGGGTTGGGCGGGCGCTTTCCGGAAGGATATCCCGTTGCGGTGGTTTCATCGGTAAAAATTGATACCCAACGGGCCTATACTGTAATTCAGGCGCATCCCACCGCCGGTTTGCAGCGTCTGCGTTATTTGCTGCTGTTGTGGGGTGTGGAAAAAAATTCAGGCGCGGCTTTACCTCCGGGAGAGGTTCACCGCGTCGCCAATGAACGGCTGATGCAGATGATGCCCCAGGTTTTACCTTCTCCCGATGAGATGGGACCGCCGCCGCCGGCACCCGATCCCGCCGCCGCGCCATCTGGTGGAGTACGCCAATGA
- the csrD gene encoding RNase E specificity factor CsrD codes for MGFTTRFTMRVTLLTVLAIVLMLFSIVFSLFYYSQQRAAQQLNEITSSIDQALLVQSPENIQYWLPAMMKTAGVAALAIRNADAVLYSVRLSDAESHRAFLYHDTDFPLMHHPDMVVVATYLDPLLGIPNFLIFPLLASVTICLLTLVLYLFIRWLQRETAGQKELEERARRILNGERESVMHGSAREWPVNASGAIDQLLADLLEAREERSRVDTLIRAFAAQDAETGLSNRLFFDNQLTTQLEDSENVGTHGIVMMIRLPDFETLQETHGYGGEVQEYSFTLVNLLSTFVMRYPSALLARYFNSDFTVLLPHCTLKEADNIAAQLVKAIDILPVTPLIDREDMLHIGICAYRSGQSSEQVMESAEDATRNAVLQGGNGWCVYDRQVPDKGRGSVKWRTLLEQTLARGGPRLYQKPAVTKEGVVHHREMMSRIYDGTQELLAAEYMPLVQQLGLSVSYDRQLVSRIIALSTGWPDEILAVPVSVDSLLQKTFLSWLQEALLQCPKKQRQCILFELAEADVCQYIGRLRPALHLIQGFGCRLAVAQAGLTLVSTTYIKSLRVEVIKLHPGLVRSIERRPENQLFVQSLTEACKGTRTKVFAAGVRTKQEWRMLLDKGVYGGQGDFFAASLPVSDELKKYSPHYRV; via the coding sequence ATGGGATTTACGACCAGATTCACCATGCGCGTGACACTGTTGACGGTGTTAGCCATTGTCTTAATGCTTTTCAGCATCGTCTTTAGCCTCTTCTATTATAGTCAGCAAAGAGCGGCTCAACAGTTGAACGAGATTACGTCCAGTATTGATCAGGCGCTTTTGGTGCAATCGCCTGAAAATATCCAATACTGGTTACCGGCGATGATGAAAACCGCCGGCGTTGCCGCGTTGGCGATCCGAAATGCGGACGCCGTACTGTATTCGGTACGCTTGTCCGACGCGGAAAGTCATCGGGCTTTTCTGTATCACGATACCGATTTCCCGCTGATGCATCATCCGGATATGGTGGTTGTCGCGACTTACCTCGATCCTTTGCTCGGCATCCCGAATTTTCTGATATTTCCGCTGTTGGCGTCTGTGACCATCTGCCTGTTGACGCTGGTGCTGTATCTGTTTATTCGCTGGTTGCAGCGTGAAACGGCCGGACAGAAAGAACTTGAGGAGCGGGCCCGGCGTATTCTGAACGGCGAGCGGGAATCCGTGATGCATGGGTCCGCACGCGAGTGGCCGGTGAATGCCAGCGGCGCTATCGATCAACTGCTGGCCGACCTGCTCGAAGCCCGGGAAGAGCGCAGCCGGGTTGACACCCTGATTCGGGCCTTTGCGGCGCAGGATGCGGAAACCGGGCTGAGTAATCGCCTGTTTTTCGACAATCAGCTGACCACGCAGTTGGAAGACAGTGAAAACGTTGGCACTCACGGCATCGTGATGATGATTCGTCTGCCTGACTTTGAAACCCTGCAGGAAACGCACGGCTACGGCGGTGAGGTTCAGGAATATAGCTTCACGCTGGTGAATTTGCTGTCGACGTTTGTGATGCGTTATCCGTCGGCGCTGCTGGCGCGTTATTTCAATAGCGATTTCACGGTGTTATTACCGCACTGCACCCTGAAAGAGGCGGATAACATTGCGGCGCAGTTGGTCAAAGCCATTGATATTTTACCGGTTACGCCGCTGATCGACCGAGAGGACATGCTGCACATCGGCATTTGCGCCTATCGCAGCGGACAAAGTTCGGAACAGGTGATGGAAAGCGCGGAAGACGCCACGCGCAACGCGGTGCTGCAGGGCGGCAACGGCTGGTGCGTTTATGATCGCCAGGTGCCGGATAAAGGCCGCGGCAGCGTGAAATGGCGCACGCTGCTGGAACAAACCTTGGCCCGGGGGGGACCGAGACTGTATCAGAAACCGGCGGTGACCAAGGAAGGCGTGGTCCACCATCGTGAAATGATGAGCCGTATCTATGACGGTACGCAAGAGTTGCTGGCTGCGGAGTACATGCCGCTGGTGCAGCAACTGGGACTGAGCGTCAGTTACGATCGGCAACTGGTCTCCCGGATTATCGCATTATCCACCGGTTGGCCTGATGAAATACTGGCTGTTCCGGTTAGTGTGGACTCACTTTTGCAAAAGACATTTCTAAGCTGGCTACAGGAAGCCTTGCTGCAATGTCCGAAAAAACAACGACAATGCATTTTATTTGAACTTGCAGAGGCTGATGTCTGTCAATATATCGGCCGTTTGCGTCCGGCATTGCATCTTATCCAGGGTTTTGGCTGTCGTCTGGCTGTCGCCCAGGCGGGGTTAACGCTGGTCAGTACGACTTATATTAAGTCGCTGCGGGTAGAAGTGATTAAGCTTCATCCCGGACTGGTGCGCAGCATTGAGCGACGCCCGGAAAATCAGCTGTTCGTACAGAGTCTGACGGAGGCCTGTAAAGGCACGCGGACCAAAGTTTTTGCCGCTGGCGTTCGCACGAAACAAGAGTGGCGGATGTTATTGGATAAGGGCGTTTACGGCGGACAGGGCGATTTTTTCGCCGCTTCGCTGCCGGTGAGCGATGAGTTGAAAAAATATTCACCGCACTATCGTGTTTAG
- the mreB gene encoding rod shape-determining protein MreB, which yields MFKKFRGMFSNDLSIDLGTANTLIYVKGQGIVLNEPSVVAIRQDRAGSPKSVAAVGHDAKQMLGRTPGNIAAIRPMKDGVIADFFVTEKMLQHFIKQVHSNSFMRPSPRVLVCVPVGATQVERRAIRESAQGAGAREVFLIEEPMAAAIGAGLPVSEATGSMVVDIGGGTTEVAVISLNGVVYSSSVRIGGDRFDEAIINYVRRNYGSLIGEATAERIKHEIGSAYPGDEVLEIEVRGRNLAEGVPRGFNLNSNEILEALQEPLTGIVSAVMVALEQCPPELASDISERGMVLTGGGALLRNLDRLLMEETGIPVVVAEDPLTCVARGGGKALEMIDMHGGDLFSEE from the coding sequence ATGTTTAAGAAATTTCGTGGCATGTTTTCCAACGACTTGTCCATCGACCTGGGTACCGCCAATACCCTGATTTATGTTAAAGGGCAGGGCATTGTACTGAATGAACCCTCTGTGGTTGCTATTCGCCAGGATCGCGCCGGTTCTCCGAAAAGCGTAGCCGCTGTAGGCCATGACGCTAAACAAATGCTGGGCCGTACGCCTGGCAATATCGCCGCAATTCGCCCGATGAAGGACGGCGTTATCGCCGACTTCTTCGTGACCGAAAAAATGTTGCAGCACTTTATCAAGCAGGTGCACAGCAATAGCTTTATGCGTCCAAGCCCGCGCGTTCTGGTCTGTGTGCCGGTTGGGGCTACGCAGGTTGAGCGTCGCGCGATTCGCGAGTCGGCCCAGGGCGCCGGGGCGCGTGAAGTCTTCCTGATTGAAGAGCCGATGGCTGCCGCGATTGGCGCGGGCCTGCCGGTTTCGGAAGCGACCGGTTCCATGGTGGTGGATATCGGCGGCGGCACCACCGAAGTCGCCGTGATTTCACTCAATGGCGTGGTGTATTCCTCTTCCGTGCGCATCGGCGGCGACCGCTTCGATGAAGCGATTATCAACTATGTCCGGCGTAATTACGGCTCGCTGATCGGCGAAGCGACGGCAGAGCGCATCAAGCACGAAATCGGGTCGGCGTATCCGGGTGATGAAGTGCTCGAAATCGAAGTTCGCGGGCGTAACCTGGCGGAAGGCGTGCCGCGCGGCTTTAACCTGAACTCCAATGAAATTCTGGAAGCCTTGCAGGAACCGCTGACCGGTATTGTCAGCGCGGTGATGGTGGCGCTGGAACAATGCCCGCCGGAGCTGGCTTCCGATATTTCCGAACGCGGTATGGTGTTGACCGGCGGCGGCGCGTTGCTGCGCAATCTGGATCGCCTGCTGATGGAAGAGACGGGGATCCCTGTCGTGGTGGCTGAAGATCCGTTAACCTGCGTGGCCCGCGGCGGTGGTAAAGCGCTGGAAATGATCGATATGCATGGCGGCGATTTGTTCAGCGAAGAATAA